The following proteins are co-located in the Vigna unguiculata cultivar IT97K-499-35 chromosome 9, ASM411807v1, whole genome shotgun sequence genome:
- the LOC114196048 gene encoding LOW QUALITY PROTEIN: ABC transporter I family member 10 (The sequence of the model RefSeq protein was modified relative to this genomic sequence to represent the inferred CDS: deleted 1 base in 1 codon), whose amino-acid sequence MNFPYLTSISERVVAPLHATVPSTIIRGNKAESFAIEGRNLRFSFTTRQTQDVPVLRDCSIRIPCGQFWMLLGPNGCGKSTLLKILAGLLTPTSGTVNVNGPKSFVFQNPDHQVVLPTVDADVAFGLGKIDLTHDEVRSRVSRALHAVGLSDYMKRSVQTLSGGQKQRVAIAGALAEACKVLLLDELTTFLDETDQVGVIKAVRTLWIPLQKLRHYGSPIVWKN is encoded by the exons ATGAATTTCCCTTATCTTACTAGCATCTCCGAACGTGTTGTTGCTCCTCTTCATGCCACAGTTCCCAGTACAATTATCAG gggCAATAAGGCGGAGAGTTTTGCAATAGAAGGGCGTAATCTGAGATTCTCATTCACGACAAGGCAAACGCAGGATGTACCTGTTCTTAGGGATTGTTCGATTCGCATTCCTTGCGGCCAGTTTTGGATGCTTCTTGGACCCAATGGGTGTGGAAAATCTACCCTCTTGAAG ATTTTGGCTGGTCTCTTGACCCCAACTTCAGGAACAGTGAATGTGAATGGACCTAAAAGTTTCGTTTTCCAAAATCCAGATCATCAG gtggtgctgcCTACTGTAGATGCTGATGTTGCATTTGGTCTTGGTAAGATCGATTTGACTCACGATGAAGTCAGGTCGAGGGTGTCGAGAGCTTTGCATGCTGTAGGCCTGTCTGACTACATGAAG AGATCTGTCCAAACTCTGAGTGGTGGTCAGAAGCAGAGGGTTGCCATTGCTGGTGCTCTAGCAGAAGCTTGTAAAGTTCTGTTGTTGGATGAGCTCACCACATTCTTAGATGAAACTGACCAG GTCGGGGTTATCAAAGCTGTCAGG ACTCTGTGGATACCTCTGCAGAAGTTACGGCATTATGGGTCACCCATCGTTTGGAAGAACTAG
- the LOC114196049 gene encoding NAD(P)H-quinone oxidoreductase subunit O, chloroplastic: MAFSATLSYTTTFPSLPRFPQILRPKRVNFPLIRAAQSGESDTPESKSEASSKAQSSSAAPKPPKKPVYSLKKGQIVRVDKEKYLNSINYLSVGHPPYYKGLDYIYEDRGEVLDMRIFETGEYALIAWVGIPTAPAWLPTYMLIKSEKLDYERL; this comes from the exons ATGGCGTTCTCTGCAACTCTATCCTACACCACCACCTTCCCTTCTCTTCCTCGCTTCCCTCAAATTTTGAGACCAAAGAGAGTTAATTTCCCACTGATTCGTGCAGCACAGAGTGGTGAATCAGACACCCCGGAGAGTAAGAGTGAAGCGTCATCTAAGGCTCAGTCTTCAAGTGCTGCTCCTAAGCCTCCCAAGAAACCAGTTTATTCCT TGAAGAAAGGTCAGATTGTGAGGGTGGACAAGGAGAAATATCTCAATAGCATCAAT TACCTTTCTGTTGGGCACCCACCTTATTACAAAGGATTAGACTACATTTATGAAGACCGTGGTGAG GTCCTGGATATGCGTATATTTGAAACAGGAGAATATGCTCTT ATTGCATGGGTAGGGATTCCCACTGCTCCAGCTTGGCTTCCTACGTACATGCTTATCAAG TCAGAGAAGCTCGACTATGAGAGGCTATGA